A window of the Arenibacter algicola genome harbors these coding sequences:
- a CDS encoding TonB-dependent receptor: MKKMYFAIAAFLLTAIGFSQGTITGSVVDGDFGDPLPGANIMVQGTTTGVAADFDGNFTIEVSQSSGTLVISYIGFISKKVNFTTVGNIGTISLNPDAQELEGVVIVGSGIIDLAEDRQTPIAVSTIKAREIREKTGNWDLPELLKSTPSVQNVKGGGFGDGQMFLRGFDQTNTAFLLNGQPINGMEDGKMYWSNWSGVLDIANAVQVQRGLGSSKLAISSVGGTVNIVTKTLDKREGGFFQSMIANDNYIKTTGYYSTGIMENGLSVAAMLGHWQGDGYVNNTGGQGQTYFLSFGYVPNENNIFNFLITGAPQWHAAAGSDNLRTFLDNGRKYNSWNTPDVNSPNTLNGGAYPGGRNIYHKPVANLSWDLTFNDTASLSTVLYGSIGRGSFAQLITDRNTGEALYARGSNNNHNWGGLVTNFNKQINENLNFNIGADVRLYNGIHFRDVREFIGVNSVSASSNYNGGAYELTNAYGGINPWNITFNPNDDHSQRFGYDYEERINYAGVFGQLEYSKGAFSTFFQGSASTQSHIREEFLNAANEGQSEESEKVNNPGFNVKAGVAYNLSEQNAIFANAGYYSRQPYHSDLYIDDRNSNELNPLATENQKITGLEGGYKFMGDILSANLNVYYTIWDNRIQYSSDDTNNDNIVDEFTQTSPLKQVHSGVELEVFARPADGLNFQGFVSIGNWEYDGNVTTTTSDENGNIISTGDPSYIDGVKIGQAAQFTAGISGDYEILPRLKLDANWNLYDNLYGSTLFGDSEFSTANNRGAIKLPSYDTMDAGLSYRMLVGKDNNKSIQFRLNINNVFDEVYLESSSDNTHVEPGDDVWNGVNTDNRVRFGYGRTWNFNLRYNF; encoded by the coding sequence ATGAAAAAAATGTACTTTGCTATTGCCGCATTTTTGTTAACGGCGATAGGGTTTTCCCAAGGAACCATTACTGGTTCTGTAGTAGATGGCGATTTTGGTGATCCCTTACCCGGAGCGAATATTATGGTTCAGGGAACCACCACTGGGGTTGCCGCAGACTTTGATGGTAATTTTACCATTGAGGTATCCCAAAGTTCTGGGACTTTGGTAATTTCCTATATCGGATTTATAAGTAAGAAAGTAAATTTCACAACAGTCGGCAACATCGGTACCATATCCCTAAATCCGGACGCACAGGAATTGGAAGGAGTGGTTATTGTGGGCTCTGGAATTATTGATTTGGCCGAGGACAGACAAACGCCCATAGCAGTGTCTACCATAAAGGCAAGGGAAATTAGGGAGAAAACAGGAAACTGGGATTTACCTGAGTTATTAAAGTCTACGCCTTCAGTTCAGAACGTTAAGGGAGGTGGTTTTGGAGATGGTCAAATGTTCTTAAGGGGGTTTGATCAGACCAATACGGCATTCCTGTTAAACGGACAGCCTATCAACGGGATGGAAGATGGAAAAATGTACTGGTCCAACTGGTCCGGAGTATTGGATATTGCCAATGCCGTACAGGTACAGAGGGGATTGGGATCTTCTAAATTGGCCATTTCATCTGTTGGAGGTACGGTAAACATTGTGACCAAAACTTTGGACAAACGCGAAGGAGGTTTTTTTCAATCTATGATTGCCAATGATAATTATATTAAGACCACAGGATATTATTCAACCGGGATAATGGAAAATGGCTTGTCTGTTGCTGCAATGTTGGGCCATTGGCAAGGAGATGGTTATGTGAATAATACAGGAGGTCAAGGTCAGACTTATTTCTTGTCCTTTGGTTATGTTCCCAATGAAAATAACATCTTCAACTTTTTGATAACAGGTGCTCCACAATGGCATGCAGCCGCTGGATCCGACAATCTTAGGACTTTTTTGGATAATGGAAGAAAATACAATTCTTGGAATACTCCAGATGTCAACAGTCCTAACACCTTAAATGGGGGCGCTTACCCAGGTGGTAGAAATATTTACCACAAACCGGTAGCCAACCTAAGCTGGGACTTGACTTTTAACGATACTGCCTCTTTGTCTACCGTATTGTATGGTTCAATAGGAAGGGGGAGTTTTGCCCAATTAATTACAGATAGAAATACAGGGGAAGCACTATATGCCAGAGGTTCCAACAACAACCATAACTGGGGAGGTTTGGTAACCAACTTCAATAAGCAAATCAATGAAAACCTTAATTTCAACATTGGGGCGGATGTTCGTTTGTACAACGGAATCCACTTTAGGGATGTAAGGGAATTTATAGGGGTTAATTCGGTATCAGCTTCCAGCAATTACAACGGAGGTGCCTACGAACTTACCAATGCCTATGGAGGTATTAATCCTTGGAATATAACCTTTAACCCCAATGATGACCACTCCCAAAGATTTGGTTATGATTATGAGGAAAGGATAAACTACGCAGGTGTTTTTGGACAATTGGAGTATTCCAAAGGTGCTTTTTCTACCTTCTTTCAAGGGTCCGCCTCTACACAATCCCATATCAGGGAGGAATTTTTGAATGCAGCCAATGAAGGGCAATCCGAAGAATCGGAAAAAGTAAACAACCCAGGATTTAACGTTAAGGCCGGTGTGGCCTATAACCTATCCGAGCAAAACGCAATATTTGCCAATGCTGGTTACTACTCGCGTCAGCCCTATCACAGTGATCTGTATATAGACGATAGAAATTCAAATGAATTGAATCCTTTGGCAACCGAAAATCAGAAGATTACAGGATTGGAAGGTGGATATAAGTTTATGGGCGATATTTTATCTGCCAACCTGAACGTGTATTACACTATTTGGGACAATAGGATACAATATAGTTCCGATGATACCAATAATGATAATATCGTGGACGAGTTCACTCAGACAAGTCCTTTAAAGCAGGTACATTCCGGTGTAGAATTGGAAGTGTTTGCACGCCCTGCGGACGGGTTGAATTTTCAGGGATTTGTGTCCATTGGAAATTGGGAGTATGACGGGAATGTTACCACCACCACCTCTGATGAAAACGGAAATATAATTTCTACGGGAGACCCTAGTTATATAGATGGTGTAAAAATAGGTCAGGCTGCACAGTTTACTGCAGGTATTAGTGGAGACTACGAAATATTGCCAAGACTTAAATTGGATGCCAACTGGAATCTTTATGACAATTTATACGGTTCTACACTTTTTGGGGATTCCGAATTTTCGACTGCCAACAACAGAGGTGCTATTAAATTGCCATCTTATGACACTATGGATGCCGGACTCTCTTACCGTATGTTGGTCGGAAAGGACAACAATAAATCCATTCAGTTCCGTTTAAACATTAACAATGTCTTTGATGAGGTATATTTGGAAAGTTCAAGTGATAACACACATGTTGAACCGGGAGATGATGTTTGGAACGGTGTAAATACCGATAACAGAGTTAGGTTTGGTTATGGTAGGACTTGGAACTTTAATTTGCGCTATAACTTCTAA
- the pgi gene encoding glucose-6-phosphate isomerase, with the protein MALQNTDPTKTEAWKKLSQHYKENTDLSLKHLFAMNSDRAKKHSIRWNEFFVDFSKNRITEETLQLLLQLANEVGLKDAIQKQFEGGIINQTEGRAVLHTALRAKKSDIIKVDGVNIVPEVYEVKQKIKSFTESVISGSKKGYTGKAFTDVVNIGIGGSDLGPAMVVEALKFYGNHLKMHFVSNVDGDHVYETLKGLNPETTLFVVVSKTFTTQETLSNATTIKKWFLKHATQADVAKHFAAVSTNAEKISEFGIDADNVFPMWDWVGGRFSLWSAVGLSIGLAVGYENFDAMLVGANEMDQHFATADFEGNIPVILALISVWYNNFYGAETEAIIPYTQYLSRFSAYLQQGIMESNGKSMDRNGNRVTYETGTIIWGEPGTNSQHAFFQLIHQGTKLIPTDFIGFKESLHGDKDHHNKLMANFFAQTEALMNGKTAEEVRKELEDKKVSEKEISEILPFKVFEGNKPTNTLLIDKLTPKSLGSLIAMYEHKIFVQGIVWNIFSYDQWGVELGKQLATAILNDIEGSTIANHDASTLNLLNLFKK; encoded by the coding sequence ATGGCTTTACAGAATACCGACCCGACCAAAACAGAAGCTTGGAAAAAACTTTCACAACATTATAAAGAGAATACCGATCTTTCTTTAAAGCATTTGTTTGCTATGAATTCTGATAGGGCTAAGAAACACAGCATTCGCTGGAACGAATTTTTCGTAGACTTTTCAAAGAATAGGATTACTGAAGAAACCCTTCAACTACTTTTGCAATTGGCAAATGAAGTTGGATTGAAGGACGCTATCCAGAAACAGTTTGAAGGCGGTATTATAAACCAAACGGAAGGAAGGGCGGTTCTTCATACGGCCTTGAGGGCAAAAAAATCTGATATCATCAAAGTAGATGGGGTTAACATTGTCCCGGAAGTTTACGAGGTGAAACAAAAGATAAAATCTTTTACGGAGTCGGTAATTTCCGGATCTAAAAAGGGATATACCGGAAAAGCCTTTACCGATGTGGTCAATATTGGTATTGGCGGATCGGATTTGGGTCCTGCCATGGTAGTGGAAGCCCTAAAATTTTATGGCAACCATTTAAAAATGCATTTTGTTAGCAATGTGGATGGTGATCATGTTTACGAAACCCTAAAGGGACTAAATCCTGAGACAACATTGTTCGTTGTGGTTTCCAAGACTTTCACTACCCAAGAAACCCTAAGCAATGCCACAACGATAAAAAAATGGTTTCTAAAACATGCTACTCAGGCAGATGTAGCCAAGCATTTTGCCGCGGTCTCAACCAATGCTGAGAAGATTTCGGAATTTGGGATTGACGCAGATAATGTGTTCCCTATGTGGGACTGGGTTGGCGGAAGGTTTTCACTTTGGAGTGCCGTGGGATTATCTATTGGCCTGGCCGTGGGATACGAAAATTTTGATGCCATGTTGGTTGGAGCCAATGAAATGGATCAGCATTTTGCAACTGCCGATTTTGAAGGGAACATACCGGTTATCCTTGCGCTCATAAGCGTTTGGTATAATAATTTTTACGGGGCCGAGACAGAAGCCATTATTCCCTATACCCAATATTTAAGTAGGTTTTCGGCCTATTTACAGCAAGGGATCATGGAGAGCAATGGGAAAAGTATGGACAGGAACGGAAATAGGGTAACTTATGAGACCGGAACCATTATATGGGGAGAGCCTGGTACCAATTCCCAGCACGCCTTTTTTCAATTGATCCATCAAGGGACTAAATTAATTCCTACCGATTTTATTGGATTCAAGGAATCCTTGCACGGAGACAAAGACCACCATAATAAATTAATGGCCAACTTCTTTGCGCAAACCGAGGCACTAATGAACGGCAAGACTGCTGAAGAGGTCAGAAAGGAATTGGAGGATAAAAAGGTTTCGGAAAAAGAGATTTCGGAAATCCTGCCATTTAAAGTTTTTGAAGGAAACAAACCTACCAATACCTTATTAATAGATAAGCTAACCCCCAAGAGTTTGGGGTCCCTAATTGCCATGTACGAACATAAAATATTTGTTCAGGGCATTGTTTGGAACATATTTAGTTACGATCAGTGGGGTGTAGAATTGGGCAAGCAATTGGCTACTGCCATATTGAACGATATTGAGGGGTCCACAATTGCGAATCATGACGCTTCTACGTTAAATCTTTTAAATTTATTTAAGAAATAA
- a CDS encoding peptidoglycan DD-metalloendopeptidase family protein yields the protein MQKYWGLIFSLVLIFSCKDDKPVNEEIAEVVTIKKPVVVKEFGFNLDDFEVLRDTVKNGDSFGELMLRNSVEYPKIARVSEHFRDTFDVRKIVVGKPYLILKSKDTLNNAQVFIYQNDPINYTVVDFRDSVLAYRKKQKVKYVEREASGIIESSLSEAILKQGIDYNVTNSLSEIYAWTIDFFRLQKGDRFKVIYKEKYINDTIYAGASGIEAAYFEHNGEPFYAFNFVSDSTKNINDYYDDQAKNLRRTFLQSPVQFSRISSRYNLNRRIAYYGYKVRPHRGTDYAAPIGTPILATANGTVTESTRRGGNGKYVKIQHNGTYSTQYLHMKNQKVKKGDFVKQGDVIGWIGMTGNTGGPHVCYRFWKNGHQVDPLKEKLPAAEPIADSLKTAYLDFVGPKKSQLDCIEYIELPEEDLLTLND from the coding sequence ATGCAAAAATATTGGGGCCTAATTTTTAGTTTAGTATTAATTTTTTCATGTAAGGACGACAAACCTGTTAATGAGGAAATAGCAGAGGTGGTAACCATAAAAAAACCTGTTGTTGTAAAAGAGTTTGGGTTTAACCTTGACGATTTTGAGGTCTTGCGGGATACGGTTAAAAATGGAGACAGCTTCGGTGAGCTAATGCTGAGGAATAGTGTTGAATATCCCAAGATAGCAAGAGTTTCAGAACACTTTCGGGATACTTTCGATGTTAGAAAAATAGTTGTTGGAAAACCTTATCTTATTTTGAAGTCCAAGGACACCCTTAATAATGCACAGGTGTTTATCTATCAAAATGATCCCATTAACTATACGGTGGTCGATTTTAGGGACAGCGTCCTGGCCTATAGGAAAAAGCAAAAGGTAAAATATGTGGAGCGTGAAGCTTCTGGAATTATTGAATCCTCTTTGTCCGAAGCAATATTGAAACAGGGTATTGATTACAACGTTACGAACAGTTTATCTGAAATTTACGCATGGACCATAGATTTCTTTAGACTTCAAAAAGGGGACAGGTTCAAGGTAATCTACAAGGAAAAGTATATTAACGATACCATTTATGCAGGTGCCAGCGGAATAGAGGCTGCTTATTTTGAGCACAATGGGGAGCCATTTTACGCCTTTAATTTTGTGTCAGATTCTACCAAAAACATCAATGACTATTATGACGATCAGGCCAAAAACCTTAGACGTACATTTTTGCAGTCGCCAGTTCAGTTTAGCAGAATATCATCCAGGTATAATTTAAACAGAAGAATTGCCTATTATGGTTATAAGGTAAGGCCACATAGGGGAACGGATTATGCAGCTCCAATTGGAACACCTATCCTGGCCACGGCCAATGGCACGGTTACCGAATCTACTAGAAGAGGTGGCAATGGGAAATATGTCAAAATTCAGCACAATGGCACCTACAGTACCCAGTATCTTCATATGAAGAACCAGAAGGTGAAGAAAGGGGATTTTGTGAAGCAGGGCGATGTCATAGGTTGGATAGGAATGACTGGCAATACCGGTGGCCCGCACGTCTGCTATAGATTCTGGAAAAATGGGCACCAGGTAGATCCGTTGAAGGAAAAATTACCGGCTGCCGAACCCATAGCGGATAGCCTAAAAACAGCTTATTTGGATTTTGTAGGGCCTAAGAAAAGTCAATTGGATTGTATTGAATATATAGAATTACCAGAAGAAGATTTGCTAACACTCAACGACTAA
- a CDS encoding tryptophan 2,3-dioxygenase family protein has translation MNKEHIDSQISKLEEKYKDSGQDLSSYLDGLLYQRYLTYWDYIHLDTLLSIQVPRTHFPDEEIFIMYHQITELYFKLILHEQKQIVDDKTQDVDFFIEKANRINSYYKVLISSFSVMIKGMQREQFMQYRMALLPASGFQSAQYRMIELYATPMENLVHFSERDNFSSKNSIEELYEHIYWKKGATDVVTGEKTLTLKQFEYRYTPRLIRIANEVNNSTIYHKYQQLPQKSKDNKTLVEALKALDVNANINWPLMHMGSAYRYLTKDNAQIDATGGTNWKEYLPPSFQKVVFFPELYTKQELNNWGKQWVDHIFNPEKV, from the coding sequence ATGAATAAAGAGCATATTGATTCCCAGATTTCCAAACTAGAAGAAAAATATAAGGATTCTGGACAGGACTTAAGCTCTTATTTGGACGGTCTTTTATACCAGCGATATCTTACTTATTGGGATTACATACATTTGGATACCCTGCTCAGCATCCAAGTGCCCAGAACACATTTTCCGGACGAGGAGATTTTTATAATGTACCATCAGATTACCGAATTGTACTTTAAACTTATCCTGCATGAGCAAAAGCAAATTGTGGATGATAAGACCCAGGATGTTGACTTTTTTATTGAGAAGGCAAATCGTATCAATAGTTACTACAAGGTTTTGATATCTTCCTTTAGTGTTATGATAAAAGGTATGCAGCGGGAACAGTTTATGCAGTACAGAATGGCGCTACTTCCGGCCAGTGGGTTTCAATCTGCACAATATAGAATGATAGAGCTATATGCTACCCCTATGGAGAATCTAGTGCATTTCTCAGAACGGGATAATTTTTCCTCAAAAAATTCAATTGAGGAATTATATGAGCATATTTATTGGAAAAAAGGGGCTACGGATGTGGTTACAGGTGAGAAAACTTTGACCTTAAAGCAATTCGAATATCGTTACACTCCCAGGTTGATACGTATAGCCAATGAGGTGAACAACAGTACTATATATCATAAATACCAACAATTGCCACAGAAAAGTAAGGATAATAAAACCTTGGTTGAAGCGTTAAAAGCTTTAGACGTTAATGCTAATATAAATTGGCCACTGATGCACATGGGGTCGGCATATCGTTATTTGACCAAGGACAACGCACAAATTGATGCCACCGGTGGAACAAATTGGAAGGAATATTTGCCTCCAAGTTTCCAGAAAGTTGTATTTTTTCCGGAATTGTATACAAAACAAGAGTTAAATAATTGGGGAAAACAATGGGTAGACCATATCTTTAACCCAGAAAAAGTATAG
- a CDS encoding DUF3108 domain-containing protein yields the protein MKKICIVLVLIFGLTINSQVQQLENEGGFLIPENTENTSAFKIGEWLKFRIHYGFLNASYATLQVKSHELDGVPVYHVVGNGKTTGFASIFFKVDDTYESFFDKKDGKPYKFIRKIDEGGYTKDIEVNFDHNKDIAVLNDKKKDKKFNFTIQEGIQDLVSAFYFLRNNYKVEDLIEGESIELDLLYDDDGVFKFKLKYLGKEVLRTKYGKVECLKFRPYVQSGRVFKEQESLSLWVSNDSNRIPIRIQADLSVGSIKADLDGYNGLKHQFKIIMD from the coding sequence ATGAAAAAGATTTGCATTGTACTGGTTTTAATATTTGGATTAACTATCAATTCCCAGGTTCAACAACTGGAAAATGAAGGCGGGTTTCTTATACCTGAAAATACAGAAAATACATCGGCTTTTAAAATAGGGGAATGGCTAAAGTTTAGAATACATTATGGATTTTTAAATGCAAGTTACGCCACACTACAGGTAAAATCCCATGAATTGGACGGGGTTCCGGTCTATCATGTGGTCGGGAACGGTAAAACTACTGGTTTTGCCAGTATATTTTTTAAGGTGGATGACACCTATGAGAGCTTTTTTGATAAAAAGGATGGCAAGCCCTATAAATTTATAAGAAAAATTGATGAAGGCGGATATACCAAGGATATTGAGGTTAATTTTGACCACAACAAGGATATTGCTGTCTTAAACGATAAAAAAAAGGATAAAAAGTTTAATTTTACCATTCAAGAGGGTATTCAGGATTTGGTTTCGGCCTTTTATTTTCTCCGTAACAACTACAAGGTAGAAGATCTTATAGAAGGTGAGTCTATTGAATTGGATCTCTTGTACGATGATGACGGTGTCTTTAAGTTTAAGCTTAAATACTTGGGCAAGGAGGTCTTAAGAACAAAGTATGGGAAGGTCGAATGTTTAAAGTTTAGGCCTTATGTACAATCCGGACGGGTATTTAAGGAACAGGAAAGTCTGTCGCTTTGGGTGTCCAATGACAGTAATAGAATCCCCATAAGAATACAGGCGGATTTGAGTGTTGGGTCCATAAAGGCGGATTTGGACGGATATAACGGACTCAAACATCAATTTAAAATAATAATGGATTAA
- the hppD gene encoding 4-hydroxyphenylpyruvate dioxygenase: MATTDNTSLKLTKENLEAQDFLPLLGTDYVELYVGNAKQAAYYYMAAWGFQPLAYSGLETGLKDRVSYVVQQDKIRLVLTSPLKSGGDINRHIDAHGDGVKVIALWVDDARESYVETMKRGAESYFEPRAKRDKDGEVVTSGIHTYGETVHVFVERKNYKGAFMPGFRPWKPFYRPADVGLKYIDHIVGNVGWNEMNKWCQFYAKVMGFAQLVSFDDKDISTEYTALMSKVMSNGNGRIKFPINEPADGKKKSQIEEYIEFYNGAGVQHMALATDNIIETVSALKNRGVEFLNVPSSYYEDVLDRVGAIDEDLVPLSELGILIDRDDEGYLLQIFTKPILDRPTMFIEIIQRKGAKSFGKGNFKALFEAIEREQESRGTL; the protein is encoded by the coding sequence ATGGCAACTACTGATAATACCTCTTTAAAACTAACAAAGGAAAATCTGGAAGCTCAGGATTTTCTGCCACTGCTGGGCACAGATTACGTAGAACTGTATGTGGGCAACGCAAAACAAGCCGCTTATTACTACATGGCGGCATGGGGTTTTCAGCCCCTGGCTTATTCAGGATTGGAAACAGGATTAAAAGATAGGGTTTCCTACGTGGTACAACAGGACAAAATTAGACTGGTATTAACTTCACCCTTAAAATCTGGCGGGGATATCAATAGGCATATAGATGCTCATGGTGACGGGGTAAAGGTAATCGCATTGTGGGTAGATGATGCTCGGGAGAGTTACGTGGAAACAATGAAACGCGGGGCCGAAAGTTACTTTGAGCCCCGGGCAAAAAGGGATAAAGACGGGGAGGTGGTTACATCCGGCATCCATACTTATGGGGAAACGGTGCATGTTTTTGTGGAACGCAAGAACTATAAGGGGGCATTTATGCCGGGATTTAGGCCTTGGAAACCCTTTTATAGACCAGCGGATGTTGGGTTGAAGTATATAGACCATATAGTGGGCAATGTAGGCTGGAACGAAATGAACAAGTGGTGCCAGTTCTACGCCAAAGTAATGGGCTTTGCCCAATTGGTATCCTTTGACGATAAGGATATATCAACAGAATATACCGCTCTTATGAGCAAGGTAATGAGCAATGGAAACGGAAGGATCAAATTCCCGATAAATGAGCCGGCAGACGGAAAAAAGAAATCCCAAATCGAGGAATATATAGAATTTTATAACGGTGCAGGGGTACAGCATATGGCCTTGGCGACCGACAATATTATTGAAACAGTGAGCGCTCTAAAAAATAGGGGGGTTGAGTTCCTTAATGTACCTTCCAGTTATTATGAAGATGTTTTGGATAGGGTGGGTGCCATAGACGAGGACTTGGTACCTTTGAGTGAGCTCGGAATATTAATAGATAGGGATGATGAGGGGTATTTGCTCCAAATTTTTACTAAACCTATTTTGGACAGGCCAACCATGTTCATTGAAATAATCCAGCGGAAAGGAGCAAAATCTTTTGGGAAGGGTAATTTTAAGGCATTGTTCGAAGCTATTGAGCGGGAACAAGAGTCCCGAGGAACCTTATAA
- a CDS encoding patatin-like phospholipase family protein yields the protein MLKSLLIYCVLIFPLLILSQERLENKDVKVGLVLSGGGAKGLAHIGALKVIEEAGVKIDYITGTSMGAIVGALYASGYSAKELDSIFKSTDFESLIQDNVPRSAKTFYEKEDSERYALTLPFNKFKISIPQAISGGQSIYNEFVRLLYHVKEVDDFSELPIPFLCVATDVETGDQILLDKGYLPEAILASGTFPSLFRPVEINGRVLIDGGVVNNYPIGELKKMGADVVIGVDVQHGLSDRESLLSATEILLQINNYRTVRDMQKKSAQTDIYITPDIKDYSVIDFDMGKVIIDRGEEAARLHMDELMKISKAPNIKWPKIIAAGVKDTLLVNELMIQGNYNYSRAYIKGKLRFNVDDNITFEKLQQGVNNLSATGNFRSIKYQLLDNGNGVGLLLNVKENPDKMFIRLGVHFDDLYKSAGIVNLTRKNVLMDDDVASVDFIIGDNLRYNLEYYVDKGFYWSFGINSRFDDFNKEINFDLIKSNFDVDNSSNIRKINLSASDLTNQVYLQTVIEEEFAFTIGLEHKLLKLSTKTLGQLDTISTSTSTNKRTYFENSNYYSTYGQLTFDTYDDIYFPTKGLFFDGDFHFYILSSDFNDNFKEFSIGKARMGGAFSLARNLYLNLETEGGFKWGISPITSLDFVLGGFGNHLINNFVPFYGYDFLSLVGNSYVKAYGRLDFEFVPKNHILLAANVANVGDDLFRTADWFKAPEFSGYALGYGFESFIGPIQVIYSYSPQIKENHFFFSIGYWF from the coding sequence ATGCTAAAGTCGCTTCTTATATATTGTGTGTTGATTTTTCCGTTGCTCATCCTTTCCCAGGAACGGTTGGAAAATAAGGATGTAAAAGTTGGGCTGGTCTTGAGTGGGGGCGGCGCCAAAGGGTTGGCGCATATTGGGGCCCTTAAGGTTATTGAAGAGGCCGGGGTTAAAATAGACTATATAACAGGAACCAGTATGGGTGCCATTGTTGGGGCGCTCTACGCTTCGGGTTATTCTGCAAAGGAATTGGATTCTATATTTAAAAGTACCGATTTCGAGTCATTGATCCAGGACAACGTTCCCAGAAGCGCCAAAACATTTTACGAGAAGGAAGATTCGGAAAGATATGCCCTTACTCTTCCGTTCAACAAGTTTAAAATTTCCATTCCCCAGGCCATATCGGGAGGGCAAAGTATTTACAATGAGTTTGTTAGGTTGTTGTACCATGTTAAGGAAGTTGATGATTTTAGCGAACTTCCAATCCCTTTTTTATGTGTTGCCACCGATGTGGAAACTGGGGATCAGATATTGTTGGATAAAGGCTATTTGCCCGAGGCAATTCTAGCCAGTGGTACGTTTCCCTCACTTTTTAGACCAGTAGAGATCAATGGAAGAGTATTGATAGACGGGGGTGTGGTAAATAACTACCCCATAGGCGAATTGAAGAAGATGGGCGCCGATGTGGTAATAGGTGTGGATGTACAGCATGGCCTGTCCGATAGGGAATCCTTGTTGAGTGCTACGGAAATACTACTACAGATCAATAATTACAGAACGGTTAGGGATATGCAAAAGAAATCGGCCCAAACCGATATTTATATTACCCCGGATATCAAAGATTACTCGGTAATCGATTTTGACATGGGAAAAGTAATAATAGATAGGGGTGAGGAAGCGGCTAGATTGCATATGGATGAATTGATGAAAATTTCCAAAGCCCCCAATATTAAGTGGCCGAAGATTATAGCTGCCGGGGTAAAGGACACGCTGTTAGTCAATGAATTGATGATTCAAGGGAATTACAATTATTCCAGGGCATATATCAAGGGTAAATTAAGATTTAACGTCGATGATAATATAACATTTGAAAAATTGCAGCAGGGGGTCAATAATTTGTCTGCCACTGGTAATTTTAGAAGCATAAAATATCAATTGCTCGATAATGGGAACGGAGTGGGTCTGCTATTGAATGTAAAAGAAAATCCTGATAAGATGTTCATTCGTCTAGGGGTTCATTTTGATGATCTCTACAAAAGTGCAGGTATCGTAAATCTAACCAGGAAGAATGTTTTAATGGATGATGATGTGGCCTCGGTAGATTTTATCATTGGTGACAATCTAAGGTACAATTTGGAGTATTATGTGGACAAGGGCTTTTATTGGAGTTTTGGAATAAACTCTAGGTTTGATGATTTTAATAAGGAAATAAATTTTGATCTTATTAAATCCAACTTTGATGTAGATAATAGTTCCAATATCAGAAAAATAAACCTAAGTGCCTCAGATCTAACCAATCAGGTGTATTTACAGACTGTAATAGAGGAAGAGTTTGCCTTTACCATAGGGCTGGAACATAAATTACTGAAATTGAGTACTAAAACTTTAGGGCAATTGGACACCATTAGTACTTCTACCTCCACAAATAAGAGAACCTATTTTGAAAATAGTAATTATTATAGTACCTACGGACAGCTGACCTTTGATACCTATGATGATATTTATTTTCCCACCAAAGGGTTATTCTTTGACGGGGACTTTCATTTTTATATCCTGTCATCTGATTTTAACGATAATTTTAAGGAATTTTCAATAGGCAAGGCAAGGATGGGCGGAGCATTTTCATTGGCGAGAAACCTATATCTAAACCTGGAGACTGAAGGAGGGTTTAAGTGGGGCATATCTCCGATTACCTCTCTCGATTTTGTGTTGGGGGGATTTGGGAACCATTTAATAAATAATTTTGTGCCTTTTTACGGATACGATTTTTTAAGTTTGGTTGGTAATAGTTATGTAAAGGCATACGGCAGGCTGGATTTTGAGTTTGTTCCCAAGAACCATATACTGTTGGCAGCAAATGTGGCCAATGTGGGCGATGACCTTTTTAGAACAGCAGATTGGTTCAAAGCTCCTGAGTTTTCAGGTTATGCACTCGGATATGGGTTCGAATCCTTTATTGGGCCAATCCAGGTGATTTATTCCTATTCTCCCCAAATTAAGGAAAACCACTTCTTTTTTAGTATTGGTTATTGGTTTTAA